The Rhinolophus sinicus isolate RSC01 linkage group LG09, ASM3656204v1, whole genome shotgun sequence genome includes a window with the following:
- the TXNL4A gene encoding thioredoxin-like protein 4A isoform X1, which yields MSYMLPHLHNGWQVDQAILSEEDRVVVIRFGHDWDPTCMKMDEVLYSIAEKALISNVRHSLQIKGRRRINTRTDSYLVRNGRQWGILLTLSRAPFGYPSCSEVKNFAVIYLVDITEVPDFNKMYELYDPCTVMFFFRNKHIMIDLGTGNNNKINWAMEDKQEMIDIIETVYRGARKGRGLVVSPKDYSTKYRY from the exons ATGTCGTACATGCTCCCGCACTTGCACAACGGCTGGCAGGTGGATCAGGCCATCCTTTCGGAAGAAGACCGAGTCGTCGTCATTCGGTTTGGACACGATTGGGACCCCACGTGCATGAAAATGGACGAGGTTCTGTACAGCATAGCGGAAAAG GCCTTAATTTCTAATGTGCGGCACAGCCTCCAAATAAAGGGAAGACGCAGGATTAATACACGGACAGATTCTTACCTTGTGAG AAATGGCAGACAATGGGGGATCCTCCTCACCTTGTCACGAGCCCCGTTTGGATACCCCAGCTGTTCTGAA GTTAAAAATTTTGCAGTTATTTATCTTGTGGATATTACAGAAGTACCTGACTTCAACAAAATGTATGAGTTATACGACCCGTGTACTGTCATGTTTTTCTTCAG GAACAAGCACATCATGATTGACCTGGGGACTGGAAACAACAACAAGATCAACTGGGCCATGGAAGACAAGCAGGAGATGATCGACATCATCGAAACTGTTTACCGAGGCGCCAGGAAGGGTCGTGGCCTGGTCGTATCTCCCAAGGACTACTCCACGAAGTACAGATACTAG
- the TXNL4A gene encoding thioredoxin-like protein 4A isoform X3, with amino-acid sequence MYELYDPCTVMFFFRNKHIMIDLGTGNNNKINWAMEDKQEMIDIIETVYRGARKGRGLVVSPKDYSTKYRY; translated from the exons ATGTATGAGTTATACGACCCGTGTACTGTCATGTTTTTCTTCAG GAACAAGCACATCATGATTGACCTGGGGACTGGAAACAACAACAAGATCAACTGGGCCATGGAAGACAAGCAGGAGATGATCGACATCATCGAAACTGTTTACCGAGGCGCCAGGAAGGGTCGTGGCCTGGTCGTATCTCCCAAGGACTACTCCACGAAGTACAGATACTAG
- the TXNL4A gene encoding thioredoxin-like protein 4A isoform X2, whose translation MSYMLPHLHNGWQVDQAILSEEDRVVVIRFGHDWDPTCMKMDEVLYSIAEKVKNFAVIYLVDITEVPDFNKMYELYDPCTVMFFFRNKHIMIDLGTGNNNKINWAMEDKQEMIDIIETVYRGARKGRGLVVSPKDYSTKYRY comes from the exons ATGTCGTACATGCTCCCGCACTTGCACAACGGCTGGCAGGTGGATCAGGCCATCCTTTCGGAAGAAGACCGAGTCGTCGTCATTCGGTTTGGACACGATTGGGACCCCACGTGCATGAAAATGGACGAGGTTCTGTACAGCATAGCGGAAAAG GTTAAAAATTTTGCAGTTATTTATCTTGTGGATATTACAGAAGTACCTGACTTCAACAAAATGTATGAGTTATACGACCCGTGTACTGTCATGTTTTTCTTCAG GAACAAGCACATCATGATTGACCTGGGGACTGGAAACAACAACAAGATCAACTGGGCCATGGAAGACAAGCAGGAGATGATCGACATCATCGAAACTGTTTACCGAGGCGCCAGGAAGGGTCGTGGCCTGGTCGTATCTCCCAAGGACTACTCCACGAAGTACAGATACTAG
- the HSBP1L1 gene encoding heat shock factor-binding protein 1-like protein 1 — translation MLGVFADDNDNDRQNEDFSSRPRPAQEFPVAPKFLALPASVSVTPLAGGSRGPRDPPDAPGSLCRPRVHTDARGPEAPGGDALRDAAENLFQELQEHFQALTATLSLRIEEMGIHNGNLQKNTSDLMVQAGTNTSGHEQAARLPPFLSGDREAHFLQFVTLSSWRMQSHICPLRITASVLHGNFRNNESPSQMLFSKYTNLQKCTFN, via the exons ATGTTGGGCGTCTTTGCAG ACGACAATGACAATGACCGTCAGAATGAAGACTTCAGCTCCCGGCCTCGCCCCGCCCAGGAATTCCCGGTCGCACCGAAGTTCTTGGCGCTCCCAGCGTCGGTGTCAGTCACTCCCCTCGCAGGCGGCTCACGGGGACCGCGGGATCCACCCGATGCGCCCGGGTCCCTCTGTCGGCCCAGGGTCCACACGGACGCACGGGGACCGGAAGCCCCGGGCGGGGACGCGCTGCGGGACGCG GCAGAAAATCTATTCCAGGAACTTCAAGAACATTTTCAAGCTCTGACTGCAACACTAAGCCTCAGAA TAGAAGAAATGGGGATTCATAACGGGAACTTACAGAAGAATACCAGTGACTTAATGGTGCAAGCGGGGACCAACACTTCTGGTCATGAGCAAGCGGCAAGGCTGCCGCCATTCTTGTCAGGAGACAGAGAAGCTCACTTTCTGCAGTTTGTGACTCTTTCATCTTGGAGAATGCAGTCCCATATTTGTCCACTGCGAATCACTGCCTCTGTGCTACATGGAAACTTTAGGAATAATGAAAGTCCTTCTCAAATGCTCTTTTCCAAATACACCAACCTTCAAAAGTGCACTTTTAACTga